A genomic stretch from Telmatocola sphagniphila includes:
- a CDS encoding ISAs1 family transposase produces the protein MAKTKATTIDEILSHFSFLEDPREEINRKHPFRSVLVIALMAVLAGAAGPTGITRWAELKKDLLSRVLDLPNGVPSKDVFRRVLMALNPQAFQLCFEAWVNSLREKAGERMKIDQPILAVDGKTLRRSHDEKKGLGALHLVSVWCGELGLSLGQVACEEKSNEITAIPELLGLVNVEGAIVTIDAMGTQKAIAELIVEKKGDYVLALKGNQEKLHRAVIDYIDQQSVNGFEGIETRQFLSEERGHGREEGRAYIQMRAPKELPGFELWKGLKTLGVVVSQSVRKGQEVISKRYFISSLDLGVRNFARAVRGHWSVENGCHWILDVQYREDESRIREANLRENFAWLNRFSLSLLKQHKKKDSVAMKRRCCGWDDAFLLQVLTGKDT, from the coding sequence ATGGCGAAAACGAAGGCGACCACAATCGATGAAATTCTCAGTCACTTCAGCTTTTTGGAAGATCCTCGAGAAGAGATTAATCGGAAGCATCCGTTTCGCAGCGTTCTCGTTATCGCTCTAATGGCCGTGCTGGCCGGAGCAGCGGGTCCGACGGGCATCACCCGCTGGGCCGAGCTTAAAAAGGACCTGCTGTCGCGGGTGTTGGATTTGCCCAATGGCGTGCCGTCGAAGGATGTGTTCCGACGCGTCTTGATGGCCCTGAATCCGCAGGCCTTTCAACTATGTTTCGAAGCCTGGGTGAACTCGTTGCGGGAAAAAGCGGGCGAGCGGATGAAGATCGATCAGCCGATCCTGGCGGTAGACGGTAAGACTCTTCGCCGTAGTCACGACGAGAAAAAAGGGCTGGGGGCCTTGCATCTGGTAAGTGTCTGGTGCGGCGAACTCGGTCTATCGTTGGGGCAGGTGGCTTGCGAGGAGAAATCGAACGAAATTACGGCGATTCCGGAGCTTTTAGGGTTGGTGAACGTAGAAGGCGCGATTGTGACGATCGATGCGATGGGCACGCAGAAAGCGATAGCGGAATTAATCGTCGAGAAGAAAGGAGACTACGTTTTGGCGTTGAAGGGGAATCAGGAAAAATTGCATCGAGCGGTGATCGACTACATCGACCAGCAGAGCGTCAACGGCTTCGAGGGGATCGAAACGCGGCAGTTCCTTAGCGAGGAACGCGGGCACGGTCGCGAGGAGGGCCGCGCTTACATTCAGATGCGTGCTCCCAAGGAGTTGCCCGGCTTCGAATTGTGGAAGGGTTTAAAGACGTTGGGCGTGGTGGTGTCGCAGTCGGTTCGCAAGGGGCAGGAAGTGATTTCGAAGCGATATTTCATCAGCAGTTTGGATTTGGGAGTGCGGAATTTTGCCCGGGCCGTGCGCGGACATTGGAGCGTGGAGAACGGCTGCCATTGGATACTGGATGTGCAATATCGGGAAGATGAATCGCGGATCCGGGAAGCGAATTTGCGGGAGAATTTCGCCTGGCTGAACCGCTTCAGCCTGTCGCTGTTGAAGCAGCATAAGAAAAAAGACAGCGTGGCCATGAAACGACGCTGCTGTGGGTGGGACGATGCGTTCCTACTGCAAGTCCTTACGGGAAAAGATACTTAG